The DNA segment AGCACCTCGAGCGGCCCGACGACGACGAGCACGAGCACGATCGAGAACGCGAGCGTCGCGATCAGCCAGCGCGTGCGCAGCAGGTAGCCGAAGCCGTCCCTCAGGTCGGAGACCATCTGCCGGATCGGGTGGTCCGCGTCGAGGTCGCGCTGCAGCGGCGTGGTGCGCATGACCCCGAGCCCCACCAGGGCGACCACCTGGAGACCGGCCACGACGAGGAACGCCAGCCACGGCGCCTGCGCGGCGATGAGCAGGCTCGCGAGGGCCGGACCCGCCGCGTTCGCCGCGGCCGGCCTGAGCATGCCCTCGACGCCGTTGGCCGCGAGCAGTTGATCCTCGGGGAGCAACGCGGGCAGCCACGCCGAGTAGGCCGGGTAGAAGAACCCGTCGGCGACGCCGAGCCCGAACGAGAGCACCGCGAGGTGCCACACCTCGATCATCCCGGTGAGGGCGAGCACCCCGGCGATCGTGAACACCGCCGCGCGCGTCGCCTCGACGGCCAGCAGGATCCGCCGCTGGGGCACGCGGTCGGCGACCACTCCGCCGATCAGCACGGCGAGTACGAGGCCGACGCTCGCCCCGACGGCGACGATCGACAGGTCGACGGGCGTGCCGCCGAGCTCGATCACCTGCCAGGCGACCGCGACGATCCACGCCCCCGCCGAGAGCAGGGACGCGGTCAGCGCCAGCACGAGCAGGCGGTACTGGCCCGAGGCGAACGGGCGCAGTGCGCGCGGCGTCGGCCGCTTCGAACCCACGCGCACAGTCTGCGGCATCCCGCCGACATCCGGCAGGGGCGAGGTCGGCCGCCGTGCCTACCGGGCGGGGACCTGCTCGACCGGCGCTGCCGTGTCCGGGCGCAGGATCGGCCCGGTCAACGCATCGGCGAGCGTCCCGATCACGACCGGTCCGGTCAGCGCCGGCGGCGTGGCGATCACGTGCACCGGTGCGTCCGCGGCATCCGCCACCGGCAGCGACCTCGTCGCAGCCGCGACCTCGGGCATCGCCTCGCGCGACCTCCTCGTCCACAGCGTGAGCACGACGCCCGCGACGACGACCGAACCGCCGACGATCGCGGCCGGCTCGAGTGCCTGGCCGAACGCGACCGCGATCAGCACGGTGAACAGCGGCAGCAGGTTCAGGTGGATTCCGGCCTTCGCGGTGCCCACGCGCGCCGCACCGATGTTCCAGAGGGCGTACCCCGCGACCGAGGGGAGCAGCACGATGTACGCGAGGGCGAACACGCCCGCGGCATCCGTCGGCGGGGTCAGGCCGGTGATCGCGACGAGTGGCAGCAGGGTCGCGGTCGCGAACACGGCCTGGATCGCGGTCGCGGTCACCGGCGGGGTGCTCACCCGACGGGAGACGATCGCGTACGCGGTCCATGCGAGCACGGCCGCGACGACCAGCAGGTCGCCCACGCCGAACCCGTCCGCGAGGATCGTGCGCGGATCGCCCCCGGTGAGCACGATCGTCACGCCGGCGAACGCGACCCCGATGCCGACCCCCTGGATCCGGGTCAGCCGCTCGCGCAGCACCAGCGCCGCGGCGAGCGCGATCGCGGCCGGGTTGATCGCGCTCACGACCGACGCCGTCACCGCACCCGTCGTGCCGAGCGCGCTGTACAGCAGCAGCGCGTACCCGCTCAGGCCGAGCACCGACTGCAGGAGGTGCCACCGCCACTCGCGTGCGGCGGCCCGCCAGTCGGGCCGCTCGATCGCCCACGCGAGCAGCACGAGCGGCAGCGCCGCGAGCGCCCAGCGGAAGAACGACAGCGACACCGGCTCGACCTGCGAGGACAGAGTCGCTCCGAATGCGAAATTGCCCGCCCAGAGCAGGTTCGCGAGGGCGAGGTAGAGATGGGATCGGGCGCGCAGCACGCGTGGATTCTAGGCACGCCGATGCTGTGAGGACGCTTCGACCGGAACCTCGCCCGCGGACCCTTCCGCGCCGGGCCCGCGGGCCCGCCGAACGGGCCCCCGGATCAGCGGTCGGCGGCGTCGAGCCACTTCTCGACGAGGTGGTCCGCACGCACCCTGCGGATGGTGCCCGAACGACCGCGGAGCACGATCGACTCGGTGCGGATGATCGGCCCCTTCTTGCGCACCCCGTCGACCAGTTCGCCGTCGGTCACCCCGGTCGCGACGAAGAACGTGTTGTCGCCGCGCACGAGGTCGTCGAGTTCGTACACCTGGTCGCAGTCGAGCCCGGCGGCTTCGCCGCGCTCGCGCTCGGCCGCGTCGCCGGGTGCGAGCCGGCCCTGCATGAACCCGCCGAGCGCCTTGATGGCGCACGCGGTCGTGATGCCCTCGGGGCTGCCGCCGATGCCGACGCACATGTCGATGCGCGACTCGTAGCGCGCCGCGTTGATGCCGCCCGCGACGTCGCCGTCGGAGATCAGGCGCGTTCCGGCGCCCGCCTCTCGGATGTCGGCGATGAGCTGCTCGTGGCGGGGACGGTTGAGCACCGCGACGCGCAGGTCCGAGACCTCGCGTCCCTTGGCCTTCGCGAGCGCCCGCAGGTTCTCGCCGATGGGCTTGCGGATGTCGACGACGCCGCGGCCCGAGGCATCCGTCACGATCTTGTCCATGTAGAAGACGGATGACGCGTCGAGCATCGTTCCGCGATCGGCCACGGCGATGACCGACAGCGCGTTCTGCCGCCCGGCAGCGGTCAGCGAGGTGCCGTCGATGGGGTCGACGGCGATGTCGCACGCGGGACCGCGGCCGTTGCCGACGTGCTCGCCGTTGAAGAGCATGGGCGCCTCGTCCTTCTCGCCCTCGCCGATCACGACGACGCCGTCGAAGTCGACGGTGCTGAGGAACGCGCGCATCGCGTCGACCGCCGCGCGGTCGGCGCCGATCTTGTCGCCGCGGCCGATCCAGGGGTAGGAGCGGATGGCGGCGGCCTCCGTCGCACGCACGAGCTCGAGCGCGATGTTGCGATCGGGGTGCTCGTGCATCAGGTCGCTGTCCGTGCTCGCCATCGAGGGCCTCCTGGTGTGGGTCGTGTCCGCGCGGCTCTGCTGCCACCGCACGTTCGAGCCTACTGAGGCGAGCTCGCCGACGACGGGCCGGGGGCCTCCCGACGGGTGAAAGTTCGTGCGTTCTTATCGCCGGCGTCGAGTCCTCCGCGGCGGCATCCGTCACGTACCTGAGCCGTCCTCGACGCGTCGCTAGACTCGTGGGCGTTCCCACTTTCTTCCCGAAGGAGCAGGTCATGCCCATCGCAACACCCGAGCAGTACGCCGAGATGCTCGACACCGCCAAGGCCAAGGGGTTCGCCTACCCGGCCTTCAACGTCTCGAGCTCGCAGACGCTCAACGCGGTGCTGCAGGGCCTGACCGAGGCCGGCTCCGACGGCATCATCCAGGTGACCACGGGCGGGGCCGACTACTTCGCGGGGCACACCGTGAAGGCCCGCGCGGCCGGTGCGCTCGCGTTCGCGAAGTTCGCGCACGAGGTCGCCAAGGCGTACCCGGTGACCGTTGCCCTGCACACCGACCACTGCCCGAAGAACGCGCTCGACGACTTCGTGTTCCCGCTCATCGCCGCATCCGAGGAAGAGGTCAAGGCCGGCCGCAATCCCATCTTCCAGTCGCACATGTGGGACGGCTCGGCGGTTCCGCTCGATGAGAACCTGCGGATCGCGCAGGAGATCCTGCCGCGCATGAAGGCGATCCACGCGATCCTCGAGGTCGAGATCGGCGTCGTCGGCGGCGAGGAAGACGGCGTCAAGCACGAGGGCTCGAACGAGGCGCTCTACACGACCCTCGACGACGCGATCTCGACGGTCGAGGCGATCGGTCTCGGCGAGCAGGGCCGATACATGGCCGCGCTGACGTTCGGCAACGTGCACGGCGTGTACGCGCCCGGCAACGTCAAGCTCCGCCCCGCGCTCCTGAAGGAGATCCAGGACGGCCTGGCTGCCAAGTACGGCACCGGCCCGAAGCCGCTCGACCTCGTGTTCCACGGCGGTTCGGGCTCGACCGACGCCGAGATCGCCGAGGCCGTCGCGAACGGCGTCATCAAGATGAACATCGACACCGACACCCAGTACGCGTTCACGCGCTCGGTCGCCGGCTACATGCTCGCCAACTACGAGGGCGTGCTCAAGGTCGACGGTTCCGTCGGCAACAAGAAGCAGTACGACCCGCGCGCGTGGGGCAAGGTCGCCGAGTCGGCGATGGCCGTGCGCGTCGGCGAGTCGACCCGCCAGCTCGGCTCGGTCGGCAACTCGATCTCGGCGTAGGGCAGCGGATGACACAGGACGAGGCCGCACGGAACGACGCGCAGGGGCAGCCGGCCGAGGGCGCCGCTCCCCCGCCGCGCGATGAGCGGCCTCGTCCGCGCTACGGCGAGTACGCGCCGGAGGGCTGGTCGTGGACGCCGCCGGGTGACGAGCGGGCGGATGCCGCGGCATCCGCCCCGCCCCCACCGCCCGCACCGGCACCGGGCACCGCTCCCGGCCGACCGGCGACGCCGGACCCGGCGACGGCGACCGACCGGCCGCGGCGCCCGGTGGACCGCTTCATCACGATGGCACTGCTCGTGTTCGGCGCCTTCGGCGCGTGGAACACGTCGGTGAGCCTGCAGCAGCTGCCCGCCGCGATCCAG comes from the Agromyces marinus genome and includes:
- the fbaA gene encoding class II fructose-bisphosphate aldolase, encoding MPIATPEQYAEMLDTAKAKGFAYPAFNVSSSQTLNAVLQGLTEAGSDGIIQVTTGGADYFAGHTVKARAAGALAFAKFAHEVAKAYPVTVALHTDHCPKNALDDFVFPLIAASEEEVKAGRNPIFQSHMWDGSAVPLDENLRIAQEILPRMKAIHAILEVEIGVVGGEEDGVKHEGSNEALYTTLDDAISTVEAIGLGEQGRYMAALTFGNVHGVYAPGNVKLRPALLKEIQDGLAAKYGTGPKPLDLVFHGGSGSTDAEIAEAVANGVIKMNIDTDTQYAFTRSVAGYMLANYEGVLKVDGSVGNKKQYDPRAWGKVAESAMAVRVGESTRQLGSVGNSISA
- a CDS encoding DMT family transporter, with product MLRARSHLYLALANLLWAGNFAFGATLSSQVEPVSLSFFRWALAALPLVLLAWAIERPDWRAAAREWRWHLLQSVLGLSGYALLLYSALGTTGAVTASVVSAINPAAIALAAALVLRERLTRIQGVGIGVAFAGVTIVLTGGDPRTILADGFGVGDLLVVAAVLAWTAYAIVSRRVSTPPVTATAIQAVFATATLLPLVAITGLTPPTDAAGVFALAYIVLLPSVAGYALWNIGAARVGTAKAGIHLNLLPLFTVLIAVAFGQALEPAAIVGGSVVVAGVVLTLWTRRSREAMPEVAAATRSLPVADAADAPVHVIATPPALTGPVVIGTLADALTGPILRPDTAAPVEQVPAR
- a CDS encoding DUF6264 family protein, with protein sequence MTQDEAARNDAQGQPAEGAAPPPRDERPRPRYGEYAPEGWSWTPPGDERADAAASAPPPPPAPAPGTAPGRPATPDPATATDRPRRPVDRFITMALLVFGAFGAWNTSVSLQQLPAAIQNVYTQQGIGTYAPQAWLPTLAIIGTVFMLALYAAVLGWSIARLRARKVAFWVPLAGGAVAFLATMVLTSIVFMTDPTFQAYIAGMAGG
- the glpX gene encoding class II fructose-bisphosphatase, with amino-acid sequence MASTDSDLMHEHPDRNIALELVRATEAAAIRSYPWIGRGDKIGADRAAVDAMRAFLSTVDFDGVVVIGEGEKDEAPMLFNGEHVGNGRGPACDIAVDPIDGTSLTAAGRQNALSVIAVADRGTMLDASSVFYMDKIVTDASGRGVVDIRKPIGENLRALAKAKGREVSDLRVAVLNRPRHEQLIADIREAGAGTRLISDGDVAGGINAARYESRIDMCVGIGGSPEGITTACAIKALGGFMQGRLAPGDAAERERGEAAGLDCDQVYELDDLVRGDNTFFVATGVTDGELVDGVRKKGPIIRTESIVLRGRSGTIRRVRADHLVEKWLDAADR
- a CDS encoding MFS transporter — encoded protein: MGSKRPTPRALRPFASGQYRLLVLALTASLLSAGAWIVAVAWQVIELGGTPVDLSIVAVGASVGLVLAVLIGGVVADRVPQRRILLAVEATRAAVFTIAGVLALTGMIEVWHLAVLSFGLGVADGFFYPAYSAWLPALLPEDQLLAANGVEGMLRPAAANAAGPALASLLIAAQAPWLAFLVVAGLQVVALVGLGVMRTTPLQRDLDADHPIRQMVSDLRDGFGYLLRTRWLIATLAFSIVLVLVVVGPLEVLIPFAVRDQAGGGAGEFALVLAAFGLGGAAGSLLVASFRLPRRYLTLMILAWGFGCIPFAVIGLTSQLWVMIVATFIVGFMFDAAQVVWGTLLQRRVPRAMLGRVSSLDFFVSLALMPLSMALAGPVGEWLGLAPAFLIAGLVPPVLAVLTLAFARLGRDELEHPLDDRTMDAGPTTGAEAAAGLASPVDEPHRPAARDHGDS